The genomic window AAAAACCTTTTTCCCTCTCTGACGGAACACCCGCAGAGGCATTCCGCGACAGGGTCAAAACTCTTCACCACCCAGGACAAGGAGCGAATTACATGGTTCAAGGCATGGAAAAAATAAACGGGAACTCTGAGGGCGCCGCAGGGAAACGCATCTTTCTTGTAGACGGCAACTCCTACCTCTACAGGGCCTTCTACGCCACACCGCACCTTTCGAATTCACAAGGGCTGCCGACAAACGCGACGTATGCGTTCATGAACATGATAAGGAAGCTGCTCAATGAGGAAAAGCCCGACAGGCTGATCGTCATCTTCGATTCCAAGGGCCCCACATTCCGCCAGGAGATCCTCGATACTTATAAAGCCCACAGACCGCCCATGCCGGGCAATCTTTCCGCTCAGATACCCTATGTAAAGAAAGTCACGAAGGCCATGGGCCTTCCCGTGGTAGAAAAGGAGGGAATCGAGGCCGACGATATCATCGGCACCATAGTGGAGCAATTGAAAGGCCGGAGCGCCATGATCTTTATCGTGACCAGTGATAAGGATCTGATGCAGCTCGTATCGGAAAGGGTCTTCATTTACGATTCCATGAAGGGCCTCCTCGTGACGGAAAAAGAGGTGGAAGAAAAACTTGGCGTAAGGCCTTCCCTCGTGGTCGATTATCTCGCCCTCGCGGGGGATGCTTCGGACAATATTCCCGGAGTCCCGGGCATCGGAGAGAAGACGGCCCGGGAGCTTATCACCAGGTATGGCGACGTCGAGCATATCTACGAGAACATCGCAGATATCACCAAACCCGCGCTCAGGCGCAAGCTCGAAGAGAATCAGGATTTCGCATTTTTGAGCAAAAACCTCGCCACCCTGAGGCTTGACGTGCCCCTGGAAGAATCGATCGACGATCTCGTCATGACCGAGCCCGACCTTGCCGCCTTGAGGCATCTCTACAGGGAGCTCGAGTTCACCGCGCTTTACCGGGAGATGCGGGTGGAGACGGAGGAAAGAAAGCAGTGGCCTCCCCTCGCCCTCTCTGACCTCGACATGAAGCGGATGGCCATCGTGGCGATCATGCATGGAAAGGACCCGAGAGAGACACGGCTCGCCAGGTTTGCCGCATTCGACGGAAAAGGCATATTCTATTCGGAAGATGAGGCGGACCTACTCTCCCTTCTCGGCAGCGCGGAAGAGCTGGTAACCCATAACCTGAAGCCCTTCCATTTATTGGCAGCCAACCGGAACGTGACCCTTCCGGAGCGCTGTTTCGACACCATGCTCGCCACGTACCTCGTCAACCCCCTCAGGAAGGACTACTCGGTGGTCTCGGTCATAGAGGAATATCTCGATGTGGAGCTTTCATCTCATGACGCGAAACTGGCCCTCCTCGACAGCCCGCCCTATCTTTTCGACTTAAAGAGCCTTCTTTCGGAGAAAATGGAGGAACAGGGGC from Syntrophorhabdaceae bacterium includes these protein-coding regions:
- the polA gene encoding DNA polymerase I, translated to MVQGMEKINGNSEGAAGKRIFLVDGNSYLYRAFYATPHLSNSQGLPTNATYAFMNMIRKLLNEEKPDRLIVIFDSKGPTFRQEILDTYKAHRPPMPGNLSAQIPYVKKVTKAMGLPVVEKEGIEADDIIGTIVEQLKGRSAMIFIVTSDKDLMQLVSERVFIYDSMKGLLVTEKEVEEKLGVRPSLVVDYLALAGDASDNIPGVPGIGEKTARELITRYGDVEHIYENIADITKPALRRKLEENQDFAFLSKNLATLRLDVPLEESIDDLVMTEPDLAALRHLYRELEFTALYREMRVETEERKQWPPLALSDLDMKRMAIVAIMHGKDPRETRLARFAAFDGKGIFYSEDEADLLSLLGSAEELVTHNLKPFHLLAANRNVTLPERCFDTMLATYLVNPLRKDYSVVSVIEEYLDVELSSHDAKLALLDSPPYLFDLKSLLSEKMEEQGLLDLYDEIELPLVAVLAAMENYGVKIDRSILAGLSRDFDGRLNSLMKNIFDLAGESFNINSPQQLSRILFETLKLPPTKKTKKGFSTDTDVLQSLSVLHPLPKEILQYRTLTKLKSTYVDVLPTLINPASGRIHASFNQMVVATGRLSSTDPNLQNIPVRGEEGMKIRRAFVPEEGFLLLSSDYSQIELRILAHISGDEILIDTFRRGEDVHARVAQEVFGVGPDGVTGDMRRSAKVINFGIIYGISGYGLSKELGVSPREAQDYIDEYFVRYRGVKRYIDGIIEEAREKGFVTTMLGRVRCIPEVKNHDANIRQFGERLAMNTPIQGSAADIIKLAMVHIWRKLASLGLGSHLIMQIHDELVVEVKESESLLVEKLVREEMERVVPLSVPLVVNIKRGRNWAEADE